The Bradyrhizobium oligotrophicum S58 genome contains the following window.
TCGAGAAGTCGCCCTTCGTGGCGCTTGCGACCTGTGGTCCCGAAGGTCTCGACTGCTCGCCGCGCGGCGATCTTCCGGGTTTTGTCCGAATTCATGACGAGAAGACACTGATGATGCCGGATCGCCGCGGCAACAATCGCGTCGATTCATTGCGCAACATTGTGCGCGATCCACGGATCGGTCTCCTGTTCCTGATTCCGGGATCAGGCAATACGTTGCGCGTGAACGGAATTGGTCATCTCTCCACGGCGCCCGATCTGCTGGAATCGTTCCGGATGGAAGGCAAGCTGCCGCGCTCGGTCCTGGTGATGACGGTACAGGAGATCTATTTCCAATGCGCGCGGGCCATCGTCCGTGCCGATCTCTGGAACGCCGACAAGCAGGTCGATCCGCGGCAGTTGCCGACGCCGGGACAGATCCTCGCGGCCATGACGGCCAACGACATCGATGGTGCAGAGTACGACCGCGAGTGGCCCGAGCGCGCGCGGAAATCGATGTGGTGAGGCCGGCCCTCGACTCGAGGTCGAGGACGTTCTTCCCTGATGATCAGGCCGCGACGTCGAGCAGGCGTGAGGATCCTCTGACCAGAACCTTGCGTCCCGCCGCGGTGATCTCTGCAGCTTCGTTGTTGATGACGGCGAGTCCAAGTGAAGCGAGCTGATCGACGATCACACCGTTCAGCCGGCGGCGTTCACGCGCGGGAATGCGGAGCGCCTTCAGCGTCTCCCATTGGTCCGGCGTGAGCTCGTGTTCGAATTCCGCGTTCATGCTGCCTCGAATGTTGACGTCCCGCATTCGTCTTAGGAAGTCCGCGTGACGAAGATGCGACCTTCATGCATCCGTAGTGATACGGCTCACTTTGATTACGCCCGAACCGGCCGGGGCTTAATTCAAATTTGAATGATCTCGTGTGCGCGCTGCAGCAATGCAGCCAGCTATGTGGGTTGCGGTGAACGGCCGTGTAACGTTAAGAAAATATTAAGGCAGACGGTCTGCGCAGGAACGGTAACGTCCCTGTCACATCGGTGTGTCACAGCGCGCCATCGTCCTGCTCGAATCGGCCGGGTGCGCATCACTGACTTGAAAACGCGTTGAATGGCTGACCTGAACGACGATCCGCCGCAGCAGTCGAACCGCAGAACCTGGCTGCGCGGCTTGGGCGGGTTGGCCTTGAGCATTTCGATTGCAGCTGTGGCGACGTATGTCCTCACCCGTGCGATCAAGAAGCTGGATTTTGGTCACGTCCTCGCGATCGTGCAATCCACCGACGCGCACTTGATCGTCGTCGCGATGGCGCTGGTCGCGCTCTCTTATGCGAGCCTGACGCTCTATGACCTCTTCGCACTACGGACGATGGGCCGTCTCGACATTCCCTATCGGGCGGCGGCGCTCGGCAGCTTCACGAGCTATCCCATCGCGCACGGCATCGGTGCCGTCGCGCTGATCTCACCGCTGGTCCGTTATCGAATGTA
Protein-coding sequences here:
- a CDS encoding pyridoxamine 5'-phosphate oxidase family protein produces the protein MSIITTIEQLESIYGQTGITSTAKVADRVTPHYRIMIEKSPFVALATCGPEGLDCSPRGDLPGFVRIHDEKTLMMPDRRGNNRVDSLRNIVRDPRIGLLFLIPGSGNTLRVNGIGHLSTAPDLLESFRMEGKLPRSVLVMTVQEIYFQCARAIVRADLWNADKQVDPRQLPTPGQILAAMTANDIDGAEYDREWPERARKSMW